Proteins encoded in a region of the Aptenodytes patagonicus chromosome Z, bAptPat1.pri.cur, whole genome shotgun sequence genome:
- the STOML2 gene encoding stomatin-like protein 2, mitochondrial translates to MLARAGRRAGPGLVLLQRSQQLKHSAWLAPAPCRLNSGLPMNIGVLFVPQQEAWVVERMGKFHRILEPGLNFLIPLLDRIRYVQSLKEIVINVPEQSAVTLDNVTLQIDGVLYLRVMDPYKASYGVEDPEYAVTQLAQTTMRSELGKLSLDRVFRERESLNANIVDAINQASDCWGIRCLRYEIKDIHVPPRVKESMQMQVEAERRKRATVLESEGTRESAINVAEGQKQAQILASEAEKAEQINKAAGEANAMLVKARAKAEAIQLLAAALAQQHGSAAASLSVAEQYVSAFSKLAKDSNTLLLPANTGDVTNMVAQALGIYTALSKPQAVKAQDEMPPACEDPQPPATEVLKAEQAGSS, encoded by the exons atGCTGGCGCGggcggggcgccgggccgggcccggcctcGTCCTGCtgcag cgCTCCCAGCAGCTGAAGCATTCAGCGTGGCTGGCCCCGGCGCCGTGCCGCCTGAACTCCGGCCTGCCCATGAATATCGGGGTGCTCTTCGTGCCGCAGCAGGAGGCTTGGGTGGTGGAGAGGATGGGCAAGTTCCACCGAATCCTCGAGCCT GGTTTGAACTTCCTCATCCCTCTGCTGGATCGGATTCGTTACGTGCAGAGTCTCAAAGAAATCGTCATTAACGTCCCAGAGCAGTCAGCTGTCACCTTAG ATAACGTCACCCTGCAGATTGACGGTGTGCTCTATCTGCGGGTCATGGACCCCTACAAG GCCAGCTATGGGGTGGAAGATCCCGAGTACGCGGTGACCCAGCTGGCCCAGACCACCATGAGATCTGAGCTTGGCAAGCTCTCCCTCGACAGAGTCTTCCGG GAGCGGGAGTCCCTCAACGCCAACATTGTGGATGCCATCAACCAGGCGTCAGACTGCTGGGGCATCCGGTGCCTGCGCTACGAGATCAAGGACATCCACGTGCCCCCACGCGTGAAGGAATCCATGCAGATGCAG GTGGAGGCGGAGCGACGGAAGCGGGCGACGGTGCTGGAGTCAGAGGGGACGCGGGAATCGGCTATCAACGTGGCTGAGGGGCAGAAGCAGGCCCAGATCCTGGCGTCGGAAGCTGAGAAGGCCGAACAAATCAACAAAGCCGCTG GAGAGGCCAACGCCATGCTGGTCAAGGCCAGGGCCAAGGCGGAGGCAATTCAGCTTCTGGCAGCTGCTCTGGCGCAGCAG cacggcagcgccgccgcctctCTCTCTGTGGCGGAGCAGTACGTGAGCGCCTTCTCCAAGCTTGCCAAAGACTCCAACACCCTCCTGCTGCCCGCCAACACCGGCGACGTCACCAACATGGTCGCGCAG GCCCTGGGCATCTACACCGCGCTCTCCAAGCCGCAAGCCGTGAAGGCCCAGGACGAGATGCCCCCAGCCTGCGAGGACCCCCAGCCTCCCGCCACGGAGGTGCTTAAGGCAGAACAGGCCGGCTCCAGCTAG
- the ATOSB gene encoding atos homolog protein B yields the protein MRHIHAETSLPPERGTDPSLSQPSGEAPLEPSSQRCTRRGILMGYNETEIKRQKVYQVSIFSHLSSSSESTEQRAGSRPAVKRGYPEQRTPEGGRDPKRTHWGGGGVDGKRDGGPGQASLDDDDTFEDGLLVEELSLCGSAQHFSHSGLRVVEHRCEGSPSHSPKASREDKSQDVSSSSWPQHIACSTLHMRDGCPVSSGDQPTDYGENGERASGHNLLHLDLHNIAQTARLDSGGRREKPGSNPAHSSRASGEEEWPVVANGCKEPPAPQTALSPEPSNLSSLEKTPCGSSQLSGSSCPAKRKLLPAGEVVADSCSEDESLSPPARKRVLPCHAVPTACRSTDAKGAPFWNHLLPTAKSSADCTVVGRRLKSGLRLKSRHLRSSLRRGTRSSAVPWATTTVSHALLGNFEESILKGRFAPSGRIEGFTAEIGASGSYCPQHATLPVDVTYFDISEHSAPSPFLGVIDLEALGKKGYSVPKAGTIQVTLFNPNKTVVKMFLVTYDFQDMPANHMTFLRHRIFLVPVGEEEGATAAPSDPPGSGPPRRVLCYLMHLRFHSSKSGKVYLHDDIRLLFSRKSIEVDSGIPYELKSFTEMPRNPCYSPRA from the exons ATGCGGCACATCCACGCGGAGACGTCCCTGCCCCCAGAGCGCGGCACAGACCCCAGCCTGTCCCAGCCCAGTGGAGAGGCGCCCTTGGAGCCTTCCTCGCAGCGCTGCACCCGCCGTGGCATCCTCATGGGCTACAACGAGACAGAGATCAAGCGCCAGAAGGTTTACCAGGTGTCCATCTTCTCCCATCTCTCCAGCTCCTCTGAGAGCACGGAGCAGCGGGCAGGCAGCCGGCCAGCTGTCAAGAGGGGTTACCCCGAGCAGCGAACTCCGGAGGGGGGGCGAGATCCCAAACGAACTCACTGGGGTGGCGGGGGGGTGGACGGCAAGCGCGACGGGGGCCCTGGGCAGGCTTCCCTGGATGATGACGATACCTTCGAGGACGGTCTGCTGGTGGAGGAGCTATCCCTGTGCGGCTCTGCCCAGCACTTCTCCCACAGCGGGCTGCGGGTGGTGGAGCACCGATGTGAGGGCAGCCCTAGCCACAGCCCCAAGGCCAGCAGAGAGGACAAGTCGCAggatgtctcctcctcctcctggccccAGCACATTGCCTGCAGTACTTTGCACATGAGAGACGGTTGCCCTGTCTCATCAGGGGATCAGCCCACAGACTATGGGGAGAATGGGGAACGGGCAAGTGGCCACAACTTGCTTCACCTTGATTTGCACAATATTGCACAAACAGCCCGGCTGGACTCtggtgggaggagagagaagcCAGGGAGCAACCCAGCTCACAGCAGCAGGGCTAGCGGAGAAGAGGAATGGCCAGTGGTGGCCAATGGGTGCAAGGAGCCCCCAGCTCCACAGACAGCGCTCAGCCCTGAGCCCAGCAACCTGAGCTCCCTGGAGAAGACGCCCTGCGGGAGCAGCCAgctcagcggcagcagctgcccgGCCAAAAGAAAGCTGCTGCCTGCTGGTGAGGTTGTGGCCGACTCCTGCTCTGAGGACGAGAGCCTGTCCCCGCCGGCAAGGAAGAGGGTCCTGCCATGCCATGCGGTGCCCACGGCCTGCCGCAGCACTGATGCCAAGGGGGCCCCATTCTGGAATCACCTGCTTCCCACAGCCAAG AGCTCTGCAGATTGCACTGTGGTCGGGAGGAGGCTGAAGAGCGGGCTGCGCCTCAAATC GCGACATCTCCGGAGCAGCCTCCGAAGGGGTACCAGGTCCTCCGCAGTGCCCTGGGCCACCACCACCGTCAGCCATGCTCTGCTGGGCAACTTTGAG GAGTCCATCCTAAAAGGGCGCTTTGCACCATCGGGGAGGATCGAGGGGTTCACGGCAGAGATCGGTGCCAGCGGCTCCTACTGCCCCCAGCACGCCACCCTGCCTGTTGACGTCACCTACTTCGACATCTCCGAACACAGCGCGCCCTCGCCTTTCCTG GGAGTGATTGACTTGGAGGCCTTGGGAAAGAAGGGTTACAGTGTCCCCAAAGCTGGAACCATCCAAGTG ACCTTATTTAACCCCAACAAGACTGTGGTGAAGATGTTCTTGGTGACGTACGACTTCCAGGACATGCCGGCCAACCACATGACCTTCCTACGCCACCGCATCTTCCTGGTGCCcgtgggggaggaggaaggggccaCGGCGGCCCCCAGCGACCCACCGGGCTCCGGCCCACCTCGCAGGGTCCTCTGCTACCTGATGCACCTAAG GTTTCACAGCTCCAAGTCGGGGAAGGTCTACCTTCACGACGACATCCGGCTGCTTTTCTCCCGCAAGTCGATCGAGGTCGACTCGGGGATCCCCTACGAACTGAAATCCTTCACGGAGATGCCGAGGAACCCCTGCTACTCACCCCGGGCCTGA